A genomic region of Caldalkalibacillus thermarum contains the following coding sequences:
- a CDS encoding transposase → MAIAQDQGKATVIREGCTRYTGKIRVTDPGLHQPVYQVFDVRETTIAKDGQILLIPEITVDVYWTDLDEDVVDIIDLYHDHATCEQFHSELKTDLDLERLPSGKFATNDLVLCLGLFTYTLLRIISQESLRVNDSPLRKKVQRRRIRTVIQTLITLAAKMVTHARRQYLYIGSRAWLTPFKRLYQAFA, encoded by the coding sequence ATGGCCATTGCTCAGGATCAGGGAAAAGCCACGGTGATCCGGGAGGGGTGCACACGCTATACGGGTAAAATCCGTGTGACCGATCCGGGATTGCACCAACCGGTCTATCAGGTGTTTGATGTGCGGGAAACGACGATCGCCAAAGATGGCCAGATTCTTTTAATCCCAGAGATCACGGTGGATGTTTATTGGACGGATCTGGATGAGGACGTGGTCGATATCATTGACCTCTACCATGATCATGCCACCTGCGAGCAGTTTCATAGTGAACTCAAGACCGATCTGGATTTGGAACGCTTACCGTCCGGTAAGTTTGCCACCAATGATCTGGTCTTATGTCTGGGGCTGTTTACCTATACCCTGCTGCGGATCATCAGTCAGGAGAGTTTGCGGGTGAATGACAGCCCCCTGCGCAAAAAAGTGCAGCGGCGCCGGATCCGGACGGTGATCCAGACGTTGATCACCCTGGCAGCAAAAATGGTGACACATGCCCGCCGGCAATATCTGTATATTGGATCACGGGCTTGGTTAACACCGTTTAAACGGCTCTATCAGGCTTTTGCCTAA
- a CDS encoding transposase, producing the protein MEKLSARVFKKHHKNLALGGIAVYRHNQDQLIMPHEFFLPFGGQLDPNNRWVLLAQRIPWNKAEDLYIGQLKSTSEGRQAFSVRMALGALIIKERLGTSDRETVEQIKENPYLQYFIGLTEFKQEEPFHHTMMTHFRKRLGPDIINQINEWLVTEEVNQLTPDRDEITNDEDEHPSDDDENHTGSQPTAGQPSKQQPHSTQAQDLPQKSTPSLSSGG; encoded by the coding sequence TTGGAGAAATTAAGTGCAAGGGTTTTCAAAAAACACCACAAAAATCTTGCACTTGGAGGTATTGCTGTGTATCGCCATAACCAGGATCAGCTGATCATGCCGCATGAATTCTTCCTGCCTTTTGGTGGTCAACTGGACCCCAATAACCGTTGGGTATTACTCGCTCAAAGAATTCCATGGAACAAAGCGGAAGATCTGTATATCGGGCAGCTCAAATCAACAAGCGAAGGCCGTCAGGCCTTTTCTGTGCGCATGGCTTTGGGTGCGCTTATCATTAAAGAACGTTTAGGCACCAGCGATCGTGAAACAGTGGAACAGATCAAAGAAAACCCCTATTTGCAATACTTTATTGGTCTGACTGAATTCAAACAGGAAGAACCATTCCACCATACCATGATGACCCATTTTCGCAAAAGATTAGGGCCTGATATCATCAATCAAATCAACGAATGGCTTGTCACAGAAGAAGTGAATCAGCTGACACCAGACCGTGATGAGATAACGAATGATGAAGACGAACATCCATCTGATGATGACGAAAATCATACGGGCAGCCAACCCACAGCTGGGCAACCATCCAAACAGCAACCACATTCAACCCAAGCCCAGGACCTACCGCAAAAAAGCACGCCAAGCTTATCTTCAGGTGGCTAA
- a CDS encoding dicarboxylate/amino acid:cation symporter, with protein sequence MKKINLLTQILIAFIAAILCGALFGPKIEVVKPLGELFLRLIQFIIVPLVLASLVVGVASTGDPKKLGRMGGKTIVYYLATTLIAITIGLAIALLLSPGSGVDIPHQTEAPEPRETEGFSEPHHLNHGL encoded by the coding sequence GTGAAAAAGATTAACCTCTTAACCCAAATTTTAATTGCTTTTATTGCTGCCATTCTATGCGGGGCACTCTTTGGCCCAAAGATTGAGGTAGTTAAACCCCTGGGAGAGCTGTTCCTGCGGCTGATTCAGTTTATTATTGTGCCCCTTGTCCTCGCCAGCCTCGTTGTGGGTGTGGCCAGCACAGGCGACCCGAAAAAACTGGGCCGGATGGGGGGCAAAACCATTGTATACTATCTGGCCACGACCCTGATTGCCATTACCATCGGCCTGGCCATCGCCTTGCTGCTCTCACCTGGAAGCGGGGTGGATATCCCCCACCAGACAGAAGCACCCGAACCAAGAGAAACAGAGGGATTTAGTGAACCTCACCACCTAAACCACGGGTTATAG
- a CDS encoding metallophosphoesterase family protein: protein MVKIAFLSDIHGNAVALESVLADLKQQHVDQIVVLGDLCFRGPEPKRALELVQELDAKVIKGNTDLWLVRGVQEGEVPDDLVELMNQEREWCQQELTVQDLDYLAGLPEALPFSLDESFKVHAFHATPHSLFDVVWPDASPQQVAETLLKEQAQVYVYGHIHLPYVRYLQGKCVINTGSVGLPFDGLPQASYALVETDGQRYRVSIQRVPYDVERVAQLYKSKGYPLAELMIKVVQEGKSPLEVM from the coding sequence ATGGTGAAAATTGCGTTTCTGTCAGACATTCATGGCAACGCTGTGGCTTTGGAGTCGGTGCTGGCTGACTTAAAACAGCAGCATGTTGATCAAATTGTGGTGCTTGGCGATCTCTGCTTCCGTGGCCCAGAACCGAAGCGTGCATTGGAATTGGTGCAAGAACTGGATGCCAAGGTGATTAAAGGCAATACAGATCTTTGGCTGGTACGCGGTGTCCAAGAAGGGGAAGTGCCAGATGATTTGGTGGAGCTGATGAACCAGGAGCGGGAATGGTGCCAGCAGGAACTCACGGTTCAAGACCTGGATTACCTGGCTGGCCTGCCGGAAGCGTTGCCTTTTTCCTTGGATGAATCGTTTAAGGTTCATGCTTTCCATGCCACACCGCACAGTTTGTTCGATGTCGTCTGGCCGGATGCATCCCCGCAACAAGTGGCAGAGACTCTGCTGAAGGAACAAGCTCAGGTTTATGTCTACGGTCATATTCATCTGCCCTATGTCCGCTATCTGCAAGGAAAGTGCGTCATCAACACGGGCAGTGTCGGCTTGCCTTTTGACGGCCTGCCCCAGGCCTCCTATGCCCTTGTGGAAACGGACGGGCAACGTTACCGGGTTTCCATCCAGCGGGTGCCCTATGATGTGGAACGGGTTGCCCAGCTGTACAAGTCCAAAGGTTACCCTCTGGCTGAACTCATGATCAAAGTTGTGCAGGAAGGCAAAAGTCCGTTAGAAGTGATGTGA